From a single Pseudomonas sp. A34-9 genomic region:
- a CDS encoding DUF1345 domain-containing protein, whose amino-acid sequence MRFLARTHPRLSAAALFGLATGLLAPADSIVSKILIGWNAGVWTYLILMFWLTVRAKAPDVKRIAEVEDENAGLVLFVVCIAALASLATITFELAGSKDLDTTHKLLHYGFTALTVISSWLLIGVIFCVHYARLYYTWDGKEPALRFAEGLTTPNYWDFLYFSFTIGVAVQTADVGVATRDIRKIVLAQSLIGFVFNTAILGFSINIAAGLFG is encoded by the coding sequence ATGCGCTTCCTCGCCCGCACCCACCCTCGTCTTTCTGCCGCTGCCCTGTTCGGCCTCGCCACTGGCCTGTTAGCGCCCGCCGATTCCATCGTCAGTAAAATCCTCATCGGCTGGAACGCCGGTGTCTGGACTTACCTGATCCTGATGTTCTGGCTGACCGTGCGCGCCAAGGCGCCGGACGTCAAACGTATCGCTGAAGTCGAAGACGAAAACGCCGGACTGGTGCTGTTCGTGGTGTGCATCGCTGCCCTCGCCAGTCTGGCGACCATCACCTTCGAACTGGCGGGCAGCAAGGACCTGGACACCACGCACAAACTTCTGCACTACGGCTTTACCGCCCTCACGGTGATCAGTTCATGGCTGCTGATCGGGGTGATTTTCTGCGTGCATTACGCAAGGTTGTATTACACCTGGGATGGCAAGGAGCCGGCATTGCGATTTGCCGAAGGGCTGACCACGCCCAACTATTGGGACTTCTTGTACTTCTCGTTCACCATCGGTGTAGCAGTGCAGACTGCCGATGTCGGGGTGGCAACGCGAGATATCCGTAAAATCGTATTGGCGCAATCGCTGATCGGGTTTGTATTCAACACAGCGATACTGGGATTCTCCATCAATATCGCCGCAGGACTTTTTGGCTGA
- a CDS encoding efflux RND transporter permease subunit: MPQFFIDRPVFAWVVALFILLAGALAIPQLPVAQYPDVAPPQIEIYAVYPGASAQTVDESVVSLIEEELNGADHLLYFESQSSLGSATIKATFQPGTNPELAQVDVQNRLKVVESRLPQAVNQQGLQVEKVSSGFLLLITLTSSDGKLDDVALSDYLARNVMNEIKRLEGVGKAQLYGAERAMRIWIDPQKLIAFNLTPADVNEAIVAQNAQVSAGSIGDLPSPSTQEITATILVKGQLSTPQEFADIVLKANRDGSTVRIGDVARVEIGSQEYQFGTRLNGKPSTAVGVQLSPGANALNTATLVRAKMDELSRYFPAGVEYKIPYDTSPFVKVSITKVVYTLGEAMLLVFAVMFLFLQNVRYTLIPTLVVPVALMGTFATMLALGFSINVLTMFGMVLAIGILVDDAIVVVENVERIMATEGLSPKEATRKAMTQITGAIIGITLVLVAVFIPMAFMQGSVGVIYQQFSLSMATSILFSAFLALTLTPALCATLLKPIAKGEHHEKSGFFGWFNRRFEHLTDRYQGWVGYALKRSGRYLLIYVVLLVGLGLCFARLPSSFLPVEDQGYTITDIQLPPGATKNRTVAVAEQLEAHNAGEPGISDSVVILGFSFSGSGQNAALAFSTLKDWSQRSSDDSASSIADRGNIALSEIKDAMAFSVLPPPVDGLGTSSGFEFRLQDRGGLGHATLMQARTELLAAAEKSKVLMNVRESALAEAPQVQLIVDRKQANALGVSFADIGNVLSTAVGSSYINDFPNQGRMQRVVVQAEGDQRSQVADLLKMHVRNNAGHMVPLSAFVQANWIQGPAQLTRYNGYPAIAISGEPSPGHSTGEAMAEIERLVAQGPKGLGQEWTGLSLQERLSGNQAPILLGLSLLVVFLCLAALYESWSIPTSVLLVVPLGVLGAVLAVTLRGMPNDVFFKVGLITIIGLSAKNAILIIEFAKSLYDEGHDLIDATLQAARLRLRPIVMTSLAFILGVVPLAIATGASSASQQAIGTGVIGGMITATLAVIFVPVFFVVVMKLVQRFTKPH, encoded by the coding sequence ATGCCGCAGTTCTTTATCGACCGCCCGGTGTTTGCCTGGGTCGTCGCATTGTTCATCCTGTTGGCCGGTGCCTTGGCCATCCCGCAGTTGCCGGTGGCGCAATACCCCGACGTCGCCCCGCCGCAGATCGAAATCTATGCCGTGTACCCGGGCGCTTCGGCGCAAACCGTCGATGAAAGTGTGGTCAGCCTGATCGAAGAAGAGCTCAACGGCGCCGATCACTTGCTGTACTTCGAATCGCAAAGCAGCCTCGGCAGCGCGACGATCAAAGCCACGTTTCAGCCGGGCACCAACCCCGAACTGGCGCAGGTCGATGTGCAGAACCGCCTCAAGGTGGTCGAATCGCGCCTGCCGCAGGCAGTCAATCAGCAAGGTTTGCAGGTCGAAAAAGTGTCGTCCGGTTTTCTCTTGCTGATCACCCTGACCTCCAGCGATGGCAAGCTCGATGACGTGGCGCTCAGTGATTATCTGGCGCGCAATGTGATGAACGAGATCAAGCGTCTGGAAGGCGTCGGCAAGGCACAGTTGTATGGCGCCGAGCGGGCCATGCGCATCTGGATCGATCCGCAGAAGCTGATCGCTTTCAACCTCACCCCGGCAGACGTCAACGAAGCTATCGTCGCGCAGAATGCTCAGGTTTCGGCGGGTAGCATCGGCGATCTGCCGTCGCCGTCGACCCAGGAAATCACCGCGACGATTCTGGTCAAAGGCCAGTTGTCGACACCGCAAGAGTTCGCCGACATCGTGCTCAAGGCCAATCGCGACGGCTCGACCGTGCGCATCGGCGATGTCGCCCGCGTGGAAATCGGCAGTCAGGAATACCAGTTCGGCACGCGCCTCAACGGCAAGCCGTCCACCGCCGTCGGCGTACAGCTGTCGCCGGGGGCCAACGCGCTGAACACCGCGACGCTGGTGCGGGCGAAGATGGATGAGCTGTCGCGCTATTTCCCGGCCGGTGTGGAATACAAGATCCCGTACGACACTTCGCCGTTCGTCAAAGTCTCGATCACCAAAGTGGTTTACACCTTGGGCGAAGCGATGCTGCTGGTGTTTGCGGTGATGTTCCTGTTTCTGCAGAACGTGCGCTACACGCTGATCCCGACGCTGGTGGTGCCGGTGGCATTGATGGGTACGTTCGCGACCATGCTCGCGCTGGGTTTCTCGATCAACGTGCTGACCATGTTCGGCATGGTGCTGGCCATCGGCATTCTGGTGGACGACGCCATCGTGGTAGTGGAGAACGTCGAGCGGATCATGGCCACCGAGGGCCTTTCGCCCAAGGAAGCCACGCGCAAAGCGATGACGCAGATCACCGGCGCAATCATCGGCATCACGCTGGTGCTGGTCGCGGTGTTTATTCCGATGGCGTTCATGCAGGGTTCGGTCGGGGTGATTTACCAGCAGTTTTCGCTGTCGATGGCGACGTCGATTCTGTTCTCGGCGTTCCTCGCCCTGACCCTGACGCCGGCACTGTGCGCGACACTGCTCAAACCGATTGCCAAGGGCGAACATCACGAGAAATCCGGTTTCTTCGGCTGGTTCAACCGCCGCTTCGAGCACCTGACCGATCGCTATCAAGGCTGGGTCGGCTATGCGCTGAAACGCAGTGGCCGCTACCTGCTGATTTACGTCGTGTTGCTGGTCGGGCTGGGCCTGTGCTTCGCACGCCTGCCCTCCTCGTTCCTGCCGGTGGAAGATCAGGGTTACACCATCACCGACATTCAACTGCCACCCGGTGCGACCAAGAATCGTACGGTGGCCGTGGCTGAACAGCTTGAGGCGCACAACGCCGGCGAGCCGGGGATCAGTGACAGCGTGGTGATTCTCGGTTTCAGCTTCTCCGGCAGCGGCCAGAACGCAGCTCTGGCGTTTTCGACGCTGAAGGACTGGTCGCAGCGCAGCAGCGATGACTCCGCCAGCTCGATTGCCGATCGCGGCAATATCGCGCTGAGCGAAATCAAGGACGCCATGGCGTTCTCGGTCCTGCCACCGCCCGTGGACGGACTCGGCACGTCCAGCGGTTTCGAGTTCCGTTTGCAGGATCGCGGTGGTCTTGGTCACGCCACACTGATGCAGGCGCGAACTGAACTACTCGCGGCCGCCGAAAAGAGCAAAGTGCTGATGAACGTGCGTGAAAGCGCGCTGGCCGAAGCGCCACAAGTGCAATTGATCGTGGACCGTAAACAGGCCAACGCCCTGGGCGTGTCGTTCGCTGACATCGGCAATGTGCTGTCGACTGCCGTCGGTTCCAGCTACATCAACGACTTCCCCAATCAGGGGCGCATGCAGCGTGTTGTCGTGCAAGCCGAAGGCGATCAACGCAGCCAGGTGGCCGATCTGCTGAAAATGCATGTGCGCAACAACGCCGGGCACATGGTGCCGCTCTCGGCGTTCGTGCAGGCCAACTGGATTCAGGGCCCGGCGCAGCTGACCCGTTATAACGGCTATCCGGCGATTGCGATTTCCGGCGAACCGTCACCGGGGCACAGTACCGGTGAGGCCATGGCGGAAATCGAACGTCTGGTGGCGCAGGGGCCGAAAGGCCTGGGCCAGGAGTGGACCGGTCTGTCGTTGCAGGAACGCCTCTCTGGCAATCAAGCGCCGATCCTGCTCGGTCTGTCGCTGCTGGTGGTGTTCCTGTGTCTGGCGGCGCTGTACGAGAGCTGGTCGATTCCGACTTCGGTGTTGCTGGTGGTGCCGCTGGGCGTACTCGGTGCAGTACTGGCGGTGACGTTGCGCGGGATGCCCAACGATGTGTTCTTCAAGGTTGGCCTGATCACCATCATCGGTCTGTCGGCGAAGAACGCGATCCTGATCATCGAGTTCGCCAAGAGTCTGTATGACGAAGGTCACGACCTGATCGACGCGACGTTGCAGGCCGCGCGTTTGCGTCTGCGGCCGATCGTGATGACGTCGCTGGCCTTCATTCTCGGTGTGGTGCCACTGGCCATCGCCACTGGCGCCAGCTCGGCAAGTCAGCAAGCGATCGGCACAGGGGTGATTGGCGGGATGATCACCGCGACGCTGGCGGTGATCTTCGTGCCGGTGTTCTTCGTCGTCGTCATGAAGCTCGTACAACGATTCACCAAACCCCACTGA
- a CDS encoding efflux RND transporter periplasmic adaptor subunit has translation MSNKLLAGLGLIAMALTLSACDSSSKTEDQAPPATVRIETVEAHPLSISSELSGRIAAPRIAEVRARVAGVVLQRTFREGSDVKKGDVLFRIDPAPFKADLDSAEASLRKAEANAFQARLQEQRYAQLIDDKAISGQDYDNARASARQTAADVAANKAAVERAKLNLGYATVTAPISGRVGRALVTEGALVGQNETTPLALIQQLNPIHADLTQSTRELNELRRAFRSGQLQEVGQDQVKATLIQDDGSLYPLPGKLLFSDITVDPGTGQIILRSEFPNPDLDLLPGSFIRVRLEQATIQNGITVPQRAVQRDSAGIAQVLTIDEQMRVAEQPVQLGAVQNNRWIVTGGLKPGDRIVIEGLQHARPGETVQIDDTPLPLAQTSGQ, from the coding sequence ATGTCGAACAAACTGCTGGCCGGGCTCGGCCTGATCGCGATGGCGCTGACACTGAGCGCCTGTGATTCGTCCTCGAAAACCGAGGATCAGGCACCACCGGCCACGGTGCGTATCGAGACGGTCGAAGCGCATCCCCTGTCGATCAGCAGCGAACTCAGCGGCCGCATCGCTGCACCACGCATTGCCGAAGTGCGCGCACGAGTGGCCGGTGTGGTCTTGCAGCGCACCTTCCGCGAAGGCAGCGACGTGAAAAAGGGTGACGTGCTGTTCCGTATCGATCCGGCACCGTTCAAGGCTGACCTCGACAGCGCCGAAGCCTCGCTGCGCAAGGCAGAAGCCAATGCGTTCCAGGCCAGACTGCAAGAGCAGCGCTACGCCCAGTTGATCGATGACAAGGCCATCAGCGGCCAAGACTACGACAACGCCCGCGCCAGTGCCCGGCAAACCGCCGCTGATGTTGCGGCCAACAAGGCTGCCGTCGAACGCGCAAAACTGAACCTCGGTTACGCCACCGTCACCGCGCCGATTTCCGGCCGTGTCGGCCGTGCGCTGGTGACCGAAGGCGCACTGGTCGGGCAGAACGAAACGACGCCGCTGGCACTGATTCAGCAGCTCAACCCGATCCACGCCGACCTCACCCAGTCGACCCGTGAACTCAACGAACTGCGTCGTGCATTCCGTTCCGGGCAGTTGCAGGAAGTCGGCCAGGATCAGGTCAAAGCCACGCTGATTCAGGATGACGGCAGCCTCTACCCGCTGCCGGGCAAGCTGCTGTTCAGCGACATCACTGTCGATCCGGGCACTGGCCAGATCATCCTGCGCAGCGAATTCCCCAATCCGGACCTCGATTTGCTGCCGGGCAGTTTCATCCGCGTGCGTCTGGAGCAGGCAACCATCCAGAACGGCATCACCGTGCCGCAACGCGCCGTGCAACGTGACAGCGCGGGCATTGCTCAGGTACTCACCATCGACGAGCAGATGCGCGTCGCCGAGCAACCGGTGCAACTGGGCGCCGTACAGAACAATCGCTGGATCGTTACCGGCGGTCTCAAGCCCGGCGACCGCATCGTCATCGAAGGCCTGCAACACGCCCGTCCCGGCGAAACCGTGCAGATCGACGACACCCCTCTTCCACTTGCCCAGACCTCTGGTCAGTAA
- a CDS encoding response regulator transcription factor — MPNILLVEDDTALAELISSYLERNGYSVSVIGRGDHVRERARVNPPDLVILDLMLPGLDGLQVCRLLRADSATLPILMLTARDDSHDQVLGLEMGADDYVTKPCEPRVLLARVRTLLRRSSLGEPMTANDRILMGNLCIDLSERTVTWRDQPVELSSGEYNLLVVLARHAGEVLSRDQILQRLRGIEFNGTDRSVDVAISKLRRKFDDHAGEARKIKTVWGKGYLFSRSEWEC, encoded by the coding sequence ATGCCCAACATCCTCCTGGTCGAAGACGACACCGCCCTCGCCGAACTGATTTCCAGCTACTTGGAGCGCAACGGTTATTCCGTCAGCGTGATCGGCCGTGGCGACCACGTGCGTGAGCGAGCGCGGGTCAATCCACCGGATCTGGTGATCCTCGACCTGATGCTGCCGGGACTCGACGGCCTGCAAGTCTGCCGTTTGCTGCGGGCCGATTCGGCGACGCTGCCGATCTTGATGCTCACCGCCCGGGACGACAGCCACGATCAGGTGCTGGGCCTGGAAATGGGCGCTGACGATTACGTCACCAAACCGTGCGAGCCGCGAGTCTTGCTGGCACGGGTCCGCACACTATTGCGCCGCAGCAGTCTCGGCGAACCGATGACCGCCAATGACCGCATCCTCATGGGCAATTTGTGCATCGACCTGTCCGAGCGCACTGTCACTTGGCGCGATCAACCGGTCGAACTCTCCAGCGGCGAATACAACCTGCTCGTGGTCCTGGCCCGACACGCCGGCGAAGTGTTAAGCCGTGACCAGATCCTGCAGCGCCTGCGCGGTATCGAATTCAACGGCACCGACCGTTCGGTGGATGTGGCGATTTCCAAGCTGCGCCGCAAGTTCGACGACCACGCCGGCGAGGCGCGCAAGATCAAGACGGTGTGGGGCAAGGGCTATCTGTTCAGCCGTTCCGAGTGGGAATGCTGA
- a CDS encoding ATP-binding protein, with translation MFRILFRLYLVTIISYSAAIYLVPDLVVMAFRDRFVTYNLDYSRGLQSLITRQFHAVPHEQWPALAASMDKDFQPLHIVLARIDDAGFTAIEQQRLRRGENVVRIGDWGWRTLAVTPLDDTTAVQMVVPPDPMDVNLLYWSINVLIGASLLACLLMWLRPHWRDLERLKGTAERFGKGHLSERTKIAQSSNIGSLANVFDTMAGDIENLLNQQRDLLNAVSHELRTPLTRLDFGLALALSDDLPTASRERLLGLVAHIRELDELVLELLSYSRLQNPAQLPEQVEVSLDEFIDSILGSVDEELESPEIVIDVLLHGQLERFSLDPRLTARAIQNLLRNAMRYCEKRIQIGVQVNAEGCEIWVDDDGIGIPDDERERIFEPFYRLDRSRDRATGGFGLGLAISRRALEAQGGTLTVESSPLGGARFRLWLPTTA, from the coding sequence ATGTTTCGCATCCTGTTTCGCCTGTATCTGGTGACGATCATCTCGTACAGCGCGGCGATCTATCTGGTGCCGGACCTGGTGGTCATGGCCTTCCGGGATCGCTTCGTCACCTACAACCTCGATTATTCGCGCGGCCTGCAATCGTTGATTACCCGCCAGTTTCACGCCGTGCCGCATGAGCAGTGGCCGGCGCTGGCGGCGTCGATGGACAAGGATTTCCAGCCGCTGCACATCGTCCTGGCGCGGATCGACGATGCCGGGTTCACCGCGATCGAGCAGCAACGCCTGCGCCGTGGTGAAAATGTCGTACGCATTGGCGACTGGGGCTGGCGCACGCTGGCGGTGACGCCGCTGGACGACACTACCGCCGTGCAAATGGTTGTGCCGCCGGATCCGATGGACGTCAATCTGTTGTACTGGAGCATCAACGTGCTGATCGGCGCGAGCCTGCTCGCCTGCCTGCTGATGTGGCTGCGCCCGCACTGGCGTGATCTGGAACGCCTCAAAGGCACCGCCGAACGCTTCGGCAAAGGTCATTTGAGTGAGCGCACGAAGATCGCCCAGAGTTCCAACATCGGCAGCCTCGCCAACGTCTTTGACACCATGGCCGGCGATATCGAAAACCTGCTCAATCAGCAACGTGACCTGCTCAACGCCGTGTCCCACGAACTGCGCACGCCGTTGACGCGCCTGGACTTTGGCCTGGCGCTGGCGCTGTCCGATGACTTGCCGACCGCCAGCCGCGAACGTTTGCTGGGGTTGGTCGCGCACATTCGTGAGCTGGATGAGTTGGTGCTGGAACTGCTCTCTTACAGCCGTTTGCAGAATCCGGCGCAACTGCCGGAGCAGGTCGAGGTGTCGCTGGACGAGTTCATCGACAGTATTCTGGGCAGTGTCGATGAAGAACTGGAATCACCGGAAATCGTCATCGACGTGTTATTGCACGGCCAGCTCGAACGCTTCTCCCTCGACCCACGCCTGACCGCGCGAGCGATCCAGAACCTGCTGCGCAACGCCATGCGCTATTGCGAGAAGCGCATTCAGATTGGCGTGCAGGTCAATGCCGAGGGCTGTGAGATCTGGGTCGATGATGACGGCATCGGTATTCCCGACGATGAACGCGAGCGGATTTTCGAGCCGTTTTATCGACTTGATCGCAGCCGGGATCGGGCTACGGGTGGTTTTGGTCTTGGCCTGGCGATCAGTCGTCGGGCACTGGAAGCGCAGGGTGGCACGTTGACCGTGGAGTCTTCACCGTTGGGCGGAGCACGATTCCGTTTGTGGTTGCCCACGACCGCATAA
- a CDS encoding transcriptional regulator, protein MNTPSDEQLVAYLDGELEQEYRHQLDSAIAEDPLLSLRVQWLSRSNLPYKNAYDELAQQAPLDRLQARLDAIPSPQRPGFNRRWFIGGAAAALVAGSVLADRLFLGWHAAPSNNWRALVGDYMALYVPQTLDHLPTDEASQRAQLRTIDARLGLNLSPATLKLPGAEFKRAQMLEYDGVPIAQIVYLDAKHGPMALCVTRSNSGSQPLAHERRRELNVVYWTEREHAWMLIGRNSPAELEQHAGLLGAQPLRT, encoded by the coding sequence ATGAACACACCTTCGGATGAACAACTGGTCGCCTACCTCGACGGCGAACTCGAGCAGGAATATCGCCATCAACTCGACAGCGCCATTGCCGAAGACCCGCTGCTGAGCCTGCGCGTGCAATGGCTCAGCCGCAGTAATCTGCCGTACAAGAACGCCTATGACGAACTGGCGCAACAGGCGCCGCTGGATCGCCTGCAAGCGCGGCTGGATGCGATTCCTTCACCGCAGCGTCCGGGCTTCAACCGCCGCTGGTTTATCGGTGGCGCCGCCGCAGCGTTGGTGGCGGGCAGTGTGTTGGCTGACCGGTTATTCCTCGGCTGGCATGCCGCACCATCGAACAACTGGCGCGCGCTGGTGGGCGATTACATGGCGCTGTATGTGCCGCAGACGCTCGATCATCTGCCCACCGACGAAGCGTCCCAGCGTGCGCAACTGCGCACGATTGATGCACGCCTTGGCCTGAACCTTTCGCCAGCGACTTTAAAGCTGCCGGGTGCCGAATTCAAACGCGCACAAATGCTTGAGTACGACGGCGTACCCATTGCGCAGATCGTTTATCTGGATGCGAAACATGGACCAATGGCACTGTGCGTGACACGTTCGAACAGCGGCAGTCAGCCGCTGGCCCATGAGCGTCGGCGTGAGTTGAACGTGGTGTATTGGACCGAGCGTGAACATGCGTGGATGTTGATTGGCCGTAATTCGCCGGCGGAACTGGAGCAGCATGCGGGATTGCTAGGTGCGCAACCACTGAGAACGTGA
- a CDS encoding sigma-70 family RNA polymerase sigma factor, whose protein sequence is MVNDQAFRAELGQHLARLWRYGLLLSRNRHLAEDLVQATCVRALERASQYSAGTRMDRWLLSILHSIWLNEVRARRVRQGTGQVDADGQLAFDGEYAAQTHVMAAQVIRRVDALPETQRETVYLAYVEGLSYREVAEILQVPIGTVMSRLATARLKLAEYPPLQAVPKSTEGDRS, encoded by the coding sequence ATCGTCAACGATCAGGCATTCAGAGCAGAACTCGGACAGCATCTGGCGCGACTGTGGCGCTACGGTTTGTTGCTGTCGCGCAATCGGCATTTAGCCGAGGATCTGGTGCAGGCCACATGTGTGCGGGCGCTGGAGCGCGCCAGTCAGTACAGCGCCGGCACGCGCATGGATCGCTGGTTGCTGAGCATTCTGCATTCGATCTGGCTCAATGAAGTGCGCGCCAGGCGCGTGCGTCAGGGTACGGGACAGGTCGATGCCGATGGCCAACTGGCGTTCGATGGTGAGTATGCGGCGCAGACTCACGTGATGGCGGCGCAGGTGATTCGTCGCGTCGACGCCTTGCCGGAAACCCAGCGCGAGACGGTATATCTGGCTTATGTCGAAGGCTTGTCCTACCGCGAAGTCGCCGAGATCCTCCAAGTGCCGATCGGCACAGTGATGAGTCGCCTGGCCACTGCACGACTGAAACTCGCCGAATACCCGCCGTTGCAAGCGGTGCCGAAATCCACCGAAGGAGACCGTTCATGA
- a CDS encoding tetratricopeptide repeat protein has translation MTIRSVMFAAPLLLVAAMSSHLAFANGDEEDPVKKPECPKGQVWDSKTQKCVLQTSSLLPDADRTDYAYRLAKDGRYEEALALLDTLKQPNTAKALNYRGYATRKLGRTDEGIGYYLQSVKLDPQYAQVREYLGEAYVIKGRVDLAQEQLQQIQSICGTSCEEYQDLAEAINGSSKT, from the coding sequence ATGACTATCCGTTCCGTTATGTTCGCCGCCCCGTTGCTGCTGGTCGCGGCGATGTCCAGCCATTTGGCATTCGCCAATGGTGATGAAGAAGATCCGGTAAAGAAGCCCGAATGCCCGAAAGGTCAGGTCTGGGACAGCAAAACGCAGAAATGCGTGCTGCAAACCAGCAGCCTGTTGCCGGACGCTGACCGTACCGATTACGCCTATCGCCTCGCGAAGGACGGTCGTTACGAAGAAGCCCTGGCACTGCTTGATACGCTCAAGCAACCAAACACCGCCAAGGCCCTCAACTATCGCGGATACGCCACGCGCAAACTGGGGCGCACCGACGAGGGCATCGGTTATTACCTGCAATCGGTGAAACTCGATCCGCAATACGCGCAAGTACGCGAATATCTCGGCGAGGCCTATGTGATCAAGGGCCGCGTCGACCTGGCGCAGGAACAACTGCAGCAGATCCAATCGATTTGCGGCACGTCCTGCGAGGAGTACCAGGACCTGGCCGAAGCCATCAACGGCTCATCGAAAACCTGA
- a CDS encoding class I SAM-dependent methyltransferase has product MTDHVHHSAAAGYKTAADTYVKGRPDYPPQVSEWLAATLGLDGHKTVIDLGAGTGKFTGRLVATGAQVIAVEPVAQMLEKLSAAWPDVLAVSGTASDLPLPDASVDVVICAQAFHWFASTETLNEIARVLKPGGKLGLIWNLRDTEVSWVPKLDAIVNALEGDTPRYYTGAWRTAFPHPAFAPLQVERFHHGHTGSPEDVIFNRVRSTSFIAALPDAQRAQVDEQIRALIAAEPELRGRDVVTVPYETAAFVAVKKG; this is encoded by the coding sequence ATGACCGATCACGTCCATCATTCAGCCGCTGCCGGCTATAAAACCGCCGCCGACACCTACGTCAAAGGGCGGCCGGACTATCCGCCGCAGGTCAGCGAGTGGTTGGCCGCAACGCTGGGCCTGGATGGGCATAAAACCGTGATCGATCTGGGGGCCGGCACCGGCAAGTTCACCGGGCGTCTGGTGGCGACCGGCGCGCAAGTGATCGCCGTTGAACCGGTGGCGCAGATGCTGGAAAAGCTCTCGGCCGCCTGGCCCGATGTGCTGGCCGTGAGCGGCACCGCGAGCGATCTGCCGTTGCCGGACGCCTCAGTCGACGTGGTGATTTGCGCGCAAGCGTTTCACTGGTTCGCCAGCACCGAGACACTGAACGAAATCGCCCGGGTGCTCAAGCCCGGTGGCAAGTTGGGGCTGATCTGGAACCTGCGCGACACCGAAGTCAGTTGGGTGCCAAAACTGGACGCCATCGTCAACGCGCTGGAGGGTGACACGCCGCGCTATTACACCGGCGCGTGGCGCACCGCGTTTCCGCACCCGGCGTTCGCGCCATTGCAGGTTGAACGGTTTCACCATGGCCATACCGGCTCGCCGGAAGACGTGATCTTCAACCGCGTGCGCTCCACCAGCTTCATCGCCGCGCTGCCGGATGCACAGCGGGCGCAGGTCGATGAGCAGATTCGTGCATTGATTGCCGCCGAGCCTGAATTGCGCGGCAGGGACGTGGTGACAGTGCCTTACGAAACCGCCGCCTTCGTCGCTGTGAAAAAGGGCTGA
- a CDS encoding DUF2834 domain-containing protein, translating into MMSITLPLTALLTFSGYTVSVMLQAEQSLIDFGISLMSRPDTAQVVIDLYLLATLAGVWMVKDARSRGQSVWSVLPYLLLTAFFVSVGPLLYLVVRGIRERRKAVAKCSQIL; encoded by the coding sequence ATGATGTCGATCACCCTGCCCCTCACGGCTTTGCTCACGTTTAGCGGTTATACCGTTTCGGTGATGCTCCAGGCCGAACAATCATTGATCGACTTCGGCATCAGCCTGATGTCGCGGCCCGATACCGCGCAGGTGGTGATTGATCTGTATCTGCTGGCGACACTGGCGGGCGTGTGGATGGTCAAGGACGCCCGGTCGCGTGGGCAGTCGGTCTGGTCGGTGCTGCCTTATTTGTTGCTGACGGCGTTTTTTGTCTCGGTTGGGCCGTTGTTGTATCTGGTCGTGCGTGGGATTCGCGAGCGCCGGAAGGCGGTGGCAAAGTGCAGCCAGATACTATGA
- a CDS encoding NIPSNAP family protein: MITCHVRYVIDPYQLPEFEAYAKAWLGIVERLGGTHHGYFLPSEGASNIAYCLFSFPSLADYESYRHIAMTDAESTALVASLVEKKFIVSYERSFLRPLLP; this comes from the coding sequence TTGATTACCTGCCACGTCCGCTATGTCATTGATCCGTACCAATTGCCCGAGTTCGAGGCCTACGCCAAGGCCTGGCTCGGGATCGTCGAGCGCTTGGGCGGCACTCATCACGGCTACTTTTTGCCGTCCGAGGGCGCGAGCAACATCGCTTATTGCCTGTTCAGTTTTCCGTCACTGGCGGATTACGAAAGCTATCGACACATCGCGATGACCGATGCGGAAAGCACCGCGCTGGTAGCCAGTCTGGTCGAGAAGAAGTTCATCGTCAGTTACGAGCGCAGCTTCCTGCGCCCTTTGCTGCCGTAA